One stretch of Streptomyces agglomeratus DNA includes these proteins:
- a CDS encoding DivIVA domain-containing protein: MFLFLVVAMVVVVAAVTLAVVGGGDDSGGALPEAAPQHLVDPLPASRPVGRADIEALRLPLAARGYRMADVDDVLGRVGAELAERDARIAELEAALAGVQAREVGGTGLFKDGPRTDAPGEEPQS, encoded by the coding sequence GTGTTCTTGTTCTTGGTGGTGGCGATGGTCGTCGTGGTCGCTGCGGTCACGCTCGCCGTGGTCGGGGGAGGCGACGACAGCGGCGGAGCGCTGCCCGAGGCGGCGCCCCAGCACCTGGTGGACCCGCTGCCCGCGTCGCGCCCGGTGGGCCGGGCGGACATCGAGGCGCTGCGCCTGCCGCTGGCCGCCCGTGGTTACCGGATGGCCGACGTCGACGACGTGCTCGGCCGTGTCGGCGCCGAGCTCGCCGAGCGGGACGCGCGGATCGCGGAGCTGGAGGCCGCCCTGGCCGGGGTCCAGGCCAGAGAGGTCGGCGGGACCGGGCTCTTCAAGGACGGTCCCCGCACGGACGCACCGGGCGAGGAGCCGCAGTCGTGA
- a CDS encoding DNA-3-methyladenine glycosylase I, translated as MIGGAEPGPDGLLRCPWGLATEEYVAYHDGEWGRPVHGDDALYERLCLEAFQSGLSWLTILRRREGFRAAFAGFRIASVAAFTDVDAARLLADPGIIRNRAKIEATLANARTLAGWQAGELDSLIWSYAPDPATRPAPKTISDVPAITEESVALSKALKKRGIRFVGPTTAYALMQACGLVDDHLAQCVARGGTAGA; from the coding sequence GTGATCGGCGGAGCCGAGCCGGGCCCGGACGGCCTCCTGCGCTGCCCGTGGGGCCTGGCCACCGAGGAGTACGTCGCGTACCACGACGGGGAGTGGGGCCGCCCGGTCCACGGCGACGACGCCCTGTACGAACGGCTCTGCCTGGAGGCGTTCCAGTCGGGGCTCTCCTGGCTGACGATCCTGCGCCGCCGCGAGGGCTTCCGTGCAGCCTTCGCCGGTTTCAGGATCGCGTCGGTGGCCGCCTTCACCGACGTGGACGCCGCGCGCCTGCTCGCCGACCCCGGGATCATCCGCAACCGCGCCAAGATCGAGGCGACCCTCGCCAACGCCAGGACGCTCGCCGGCTGGCAGGCCGGCGAGCTGGACAGCCTGATCTGGTCGTACGCCCCGGACCCCGCGACGCGCCCGGCCCCGAAGACGATCTCGGACGTTCCCGCGATCACCGAGGAGTCCGTGGCGCTCTCGAAGGCACTCAAGAAGCGCGGGATACGTTTCGTCGGCCCCACGACGGCGTACGCCCTGATGCAGGCGTGCGGCCTGGTCGACGACCATCTGGCCCAGTGCGTGGCGCGCGGCGGTACGGCAGGGGCCTAG
- the dapE gene encoding succinyl-diaminopimelate desuccinylase — protein sequence MAESPLDLSLDAPALTARLVDFPSVSGGEKALADAVEEALRALPHLTVDRYGNNVVARTHLGRAERVVLAGHIDTVPIAGNVPSRLDENGVLWGCGTSDMKSGVAVQLRIAATVPEPNRDLTFVFYDNEEVAAHLNGLGHVADARPDWLTGDFAVLLEPSDGQVEGGCQGTLRVLLRTAGERAHSARSWMGSNAIHTAAPILAKLAAYEPRRPVIDGLEYREGLNAVAIEGGVAGNVIPDACTVTVNFRYAPDRSEEEALAHVREVFADCDIAEFVVDDHSGAALPGLSHPAAAAFMAAVGGTAQPKFGWTDVSRFSAVGVPAVNYGPGNPLLAHKRDEHVAVERITHCEERLRAWLTA from the coding sequence ATGGCCGAATCTCCGCTTGACCTCTCCCTGGACGCCCCCGCGCTGACCGCCCGGCTCGTCGACTTCCCGTCGGTGAGCGGCGGCGAGAAGGCTCTCGCCGACGCCGTCGAGGAGGCGCTGCGCGCGCTGCCGCACCTCACCGTCGACCGGTACGGCAACAACGTGGTGGCCCGTACGCACCTGGGGCGCGCCGAGCGGGTCGTCCTGGCGGGGCACATCGACACCGTGCCGATCGCCGGCAACGTGCCGTCCAGGCTCGACGAGAACGGCGTTCTGTGGGGCTGCGGCACGAGCGACATGAAGTCCGGGGTCGCCGTTCAGTTGCGTATCGCCGCGACGGTCCCCGAGCCCAACCGTGACCTGACGTTCGTCTTCTACGACAACGAAGAGGTCGCCGCTCACCTGAACGGTCTCGGACACGTCGCCGACGCCCGTCCCGACTGGCTGACGGGCGACTTCGCCGTACTCCTCGAACCGTCCGACGGGCAGGTCGAGGGCGGCTGCCAGGGCACGCTGCGGGTGCTGCTGCGCACGGCGGGGGAGCGGGCGCACTCCGCGCGCTCCTGGATGGGGTCGAACGCGATCCACACGGCCGCGCCGATCCTGGCGAAGCTGGCGGCGTACGAGCCGCGGCGGCCCGTGATCGACGGCCTGGAGTACCGCGAGGGCCTCAACGCCGTCGCGATCGAGGGCGGTGTCGCCGGCAACGTCATCCCCGACGCGTGCACGGTGACGGTCAACTTCCGTTACGCGCCCGACCGCAGCGAGGAGGAGGCGCTCGCGCACGTACGGGAGGTCTTCGCGGACTGCGACATCGCGGAGTTCGTCGTGGACGACCACTCGGGCGCCGCGCTGCCCGGTCTCTCGCATCCGGCCGCCGCCGCGTTCATGGCGGCGGTGGGCGGCACCGCGCAGCCCAAGTTCGGCTGGACCGACGTCTCGCGCTTCAGCGCGGTCGGGGTGCCGGCGGTCAATTACGGTCCGGGGAACCCGCTTCTCGCGCACAAGCGGGACGAACACGTGGCCGTCGAGCGAATCACGCACTGCGAGGAGCGACTTCGCGCCTGGCTGACTGCCTGA
- a CDS encoding O-methyltransferase, translating to MRQLRGQERAITANRQTNWAFADAYVAEDEALHWARDRAREAGLRAVSPGTGAALRLLAATADAKAVAEIGTGTGVSGIYLLHGMRADGVLTTVDPEPEWQQFAREAFRAAGYAANRARFIPGHALDVLPRLADGGYDLVFCDGDRLESMDYLAESLRLLKPGGIVVFEGVFADGRTVDSAAQPAEVLRLRELLREVRESHQLIPTLLPVGDGLLCAVRRG from the coding sequence GTGCGCCAACTACGGGGACAGGAGAGGGCCATTACCGCCAACCGGCAGACGAACTGGGCGTTCGCCGACGCCTATGTCGCCGAGGACGAAGCCCTGCACTGGGCGCGTGATCGGGCCCGGGAGGCAGGACTGCGCGCGGTGTCGCCCGGTACGGGGGCCGCGCTGCGGCTCCTCGCCGCCACCGCGGACGCCAAGGCGGTCGCGGAAATCGGTACGGGCACCGGCGTTTCCGGCATCTATCTGCTCCACGGGATGCGGGCCGACGGCGTACTCACCACCGTGGACCCGGAGCCGGAGTGGCAGCAGTTCGCCCGTGAGGCGTTCCGCGCGGCCGGCTACGCGGCGAACCGCGCCCGCTTCATCCCCGGGCACGCCCTCGACGTACTCCCTCGCCTCGCCGACGGCGGGTACGACCTGGTCTTCTGCGACGGTGACCGGCTGGAGAGCATGGACTACCTCGCTGAATCGTTGCGCCTGTTGAAGCCCGGCGGGATCGTCGTGTTCGAAGGCGTTTTCGCGGACGGCCGCACCGTCGACTCCGCCGCTCAGCCGGCCGAGGTCCTGCGGCTGCGCGAGCTGTTGCGCGAGGTGCGCGAGAGTCACCAGCTCATCCCCACGCTGCTGCCGGTGGGCGACGGCCTGCTCTGCGCGGTACGCCGCGGCTGA
- the sigE gene encoding RNA polymerase sigma factor SigE, with the protein MVGAPLDTTRADRGGAAAPVDRGGVLRRFLRSAGEPKSVTDIADRAPSASSAQTATFASDAESQAWTPPSWEEIVSTHSGRVYRLAYRLTGNQHDAEDLTQEVFVRVFRSLSTYTPGTFEGWLHRITTNLFLDMVRRKQRIRFDALGEDAAERLPSREPSPQQVFNDTHFDADVQQALDTLAPEFRAAVVLCDIEGLSYEEIAATLGVKLGTVRSRIHRGRSHLRKALQHRSPEARAEQQRSLASVGTGVPLVGGEGGAE; encoded by the coding sequence ATGGTAGGGGCTCCACTGGACACCACCAGAGCCGATAGGGGAGGTGCGGCTGCGCCTGTGGATCGGGGAGGAGTGCTGCGGCGCTTTCTCAGGTCGGCGGGTGAGCCGAAATCCGTGACCGACATTGCTGACCGCGCACCTTCCGCGTCCTCCGCACAGACCGCGACCTTCGCCTCAGACGCGGAATCCCAGGCGTGGACTCCTCCCAGCTGGGAGGAGATCGTCAGCACGCACAGTGGTCGTGTCTACCGCCTCGCCTACCGTCTGACCGGCAATCAGCACGACGCCGAGGACCTCACGCAGGAAGTCTTCGTCCGCGTCTTCCGCTCGCTGTCGACGTACACGCCCGGCACGTTCGAGGGCTGGCTGCACCGCATCACGACGAACCTGTTCCTGGACATGGTCCGCCGCAAGCAGCGCATCCGCTTCGACGCGCTCGGTGAGGACGCCGCCGAGCGGCTGCCGAGCCGTGAGCCGTCCCCGCAGCAGGTCTTCAACGACACCCACTTCGACGCGGACGTCCAGCAGGCGCTGGACACCCTCGCGCCCGAGTTCCGTGCGGCGGTCGTGCTCTGCGACATCGAGGGCCTGTCGTACGAGGAGATCGCCGCGACGCTGGGCGTCAAGCTCGGCACGGTACGCAGCCGGATCCACCGCGGTCGCTCTCACCTGCGCAAGGCTCTCCAGCACCGGTCACCGGAGGCCCGTGCCGAGCAGCAGCGCTCGCTCGCGAGCGTGGGCACCGGTGTGCCCCTGGTGGGCGGAGAGGGCGGAGCCGAGTGA
- the folP gene encoding dihydropteroate synthase — MLRLGRREFGAHEPVIMAIVNRTPDSFYDQGATFHDEPALARVEQAVAEGAAIIDIGGVKAGPGEEVGAAEEARRTVGFVAEVRRRHPDVVISVDTWRHEVGEAVCEAGADLLNDAWGGVDPRLAEVAARYDVGLVCTHAGGAEPRTRPHRISYDDVMADILDVTVGLAERARKLGVRRDAILIDPGHDFGKNTRHSLEATRRLGEMVETGWPVLVSLSNKDFVGETLDRPVKERVVGTLATTAVSAWLGAQVYRVHEVAETRQVLDMVASIAGRRPPAVARRGLA, encoded by the coding sequence GTGCTCAGGCTGGGACGGCGCGAGTTCGGAGCGCACGAGCCGGTGATCATGGCGATCGTGAACCGGACCCCTGACTCGTTCTACGACCAGGGTGCGACGTTCCACGACGAGCCCGCACTGGCCCGCGTCGAACAGGCCGTCGCGGAGGGCGCCGCGATCATCGACATCGGCGGCGTGAAGGCCGGCCCGGGCGAAGAGGTCGGCGCGGCCGAGGAGGCGCGGCGTACGGTCGGGTTCGTGGCCGAGGTGCGCAGGCGCCACCCGGACGTGGTGATCAGCGTCGACACGTGGCGGCACGAGGTGGGCGAGGCGGTCTGCGAGGCGGGCGCGGACCTGCTGAACGACGCCTGGGGCGGCGTCGATCCCCGGCTGGCCGAGGTGGCGGCCCGTTACGACGTGGGCCTGGTGTGTACGCACGCGGGCGGGGCGGAGCCCCGGACCCGGCCGCACCGGATCTCCTACGACGACGTGATGGCGGACATCCTGGACGTGACCGTCGGGCTGGCGGAGCGGGCGCGGAAGCTGGGCGTACGGCGCGACGCGATCCTGATCGACCCGGGGCACGACTTCGGGAAGAACACGCGTCACAGCCTGGAGGCGACGCGGCGGCTCGGGGAGATGGTGGAGACGGGGTGGCCGGTGCTGGTCTCCCTGTCCAACAAGGACTTCGTCGGCGAGACGCTCGACCGGCCGGTGAAGGAACGGGTGGTCGGGACCCTGGCCACGACAGCGGTGTCGGCCTGGCTCGGCGCCCAGGTGTACCGCGTGCACGAGGTCGCGGAGACACGGCAGGTACTGGACATGGTGGCGTCCATCGCGGGCCGCCGGCCTCCCGCGGTGGCGCGGCGGGGTCTGGCCTGA
- a CDS encoding enoyl-CoA hydratase-related protein produces MADTVLYEVTDGLATITINRPDAMNAMNTEAKVALRDAVQAAAADPAVRAVLLTATGRAFCVGQDLKEHIASLAADRETGSGETMSTVREHYNPIVRALTEMPKPVVAGVNGVAAGAGAGFAFAADYRVVADTAAFNTSFAGVALTADSGVSWTLPRLVGQSRAADLLLFPRSVSAQEAFDLGIANKLVPADDLAAEAAAVARTLAAGPTLAYAALKESLAYGAGHTLGETLEKEDELQARAGASEDHAIAVQAFIAKEKPKYLGR; encoded by the coding sequence ATGGCCGACACCGTGCTCTACGAGGTGACCGACGGACTCGCGACGATCACGATCAATCGTCCCGACGCCATGAACGCCATGAACACCGAGGCCAAGGTCGCACTCAGGGACGCGGTGCAGGCCGCCGCCGCCGATCCGGCGGTGCGGGCGGTCCTGCTCACCGCCACCGGCCGCGCCTTCTGCGTGGGCCAGGACCTCAAGGAGCACATCGCCTCGCTCGCCGCCGACCGCGAGACGGGCAGCGGCGAGACCATGAGCACGGTCCGCGAGCACTACAACCCCATCGTGCGGGCCCTGACCGAGATGCCGAAGCCCGTCGTCGCCGGGGTCAACGGAGTCGCGGCCGGCGCCGGGGCGGGCTTCGCGTTCGCCGCCGACTACCGGGTCGTCGCCGACACCGCCGCCTTCAACACGTCCTTCGCCGGAGTCGCGCTGACCGCCGACTCGGGCGTCTCGTGGACCCTGCCGCGCCTGGTGGGCCAGAGCCGCGCCGCCGACCTGCTGCTCTTCCCGCGCTCGGTCTCGGCGCAGGAGGCGTTCGACCTGGGCATCGCCAACAAGCTGGTGCCGGCCGACGACCTCGCGGCCGAGGCGGCTGCCGTCGCCCGCACCCTGGCCGCCGGCCCGACGCTCGCGTACGCCGCACTCAAGGAGTCCCTGGCGTACGGCGCGGGTCACACCCTTGGCGAGACCCTCGAAAAAGAGGACGAACTCCAGGCGAGGGCGGGCGCGTCGGAGGACCACGCCATCGCAGTCCAGGCGTTCATCGCCAAAGAGAAGCCGAAGTACCTCGGCCGGTAG
- a CDS encoding DUF3117 domain-containing protein: protein MAAMKPRTGDGPLEVTKEGRGIVMRVPLEGGGRLVVELTPDEADALGDALKKVVG, encoded by the coding sequence ATGGCGGCCATGAAGCCGCGAACGGGCGACGGCCCGCTCGAGGTGACCAAGGAGGGGCGGGGCATCGTCATGCGCGTTCCGCTCGAAGGCGGCGGACGACTTGTCGTCGAGCTGACTCCGGATGAGGCCGATGCGCTCGGCGACGCTCTGAAGAAGGTCGTCGGCTGA
- a CDS encoding TIGR00730 family Rossman fold protein — protein sequence MAIPEEERVPEEQRLGPVVRRGDQIQPGTTDQRLLDSNGDTSWVHTDPWRVMRMQAELVDGFGALAELPPAISVFGSARTRPGTPDYEAGVELGRGLAEAGFAVITGGGPGAMEAANKGARDAKGISVGLGIELPFEQGINPHVDIGVNFRYFFVRKIMFVKYAHGFVVLPGGLGTLDELFEALTLVQTRKVTRFPIVLFGSAYWSGLVEWLRDTVIAQGKASERDLLLFHVTDSVKEAVALVSKESER from the coding sequence ATGGCGATTCCTGAAGAGGAGCGGGTACCGGAAGAGCAGCGTCTGGGGCCTGTGGTGCGCCGCGGCGACCAGATCCAGCCGGGCACGACCGACCAGCGGCTGCTGGACTCCAACGGTGATACCAGCTGGGTGCACACGGACCCCTGGCGGGTCATGCGGATGCAGGCGGAACTGGTGGACGGGTTCGGCGCACTCGCCGAACTGCCGCCCGCCATCAGCGTCTTCGGTTCGGCGCGCACCCGGCCCGGCACGCCCGACTACGAAGCGGGCGTGGAACTCGGCAGGGGGCTCGCGGAAGCCGGGTTCGCGGTGATCACGGGCGGCGGGCCCGGGGCTATGGAGGCGGCGAACAAGGGGGCGCGGGATGCCAAGGGCATCTCGGTCGGGCTCGGTATCGAGCTGCCCTTCGAGCAGGGCATCAACCCGCACGTCGACATCGGCGTGAACTTCCGCTACTTCTTCGTCCGAAAAATCATGTTCGTGAAGTACGCGCACGGATTCGTGGTCCTGCCGGGCGGCCTCGGCACCCTGGACGAGCTCTTCGAAGCCCTCACGCTGGTCCAGACCCGCAAGGTCACCCGCTTCCCGATCGTGCTGTTCGGTTCGGCCTACTGGAGCGGGCTGGTGGAATGGCTGCGCGACACGGTGATCGCGCAGGGGAAGGCGTCGGAGAGGGACCTGCTGCTGTTCCACGTGACGGACAGCGTGAAGGAAGCGGTGGCTCTGGTCTCGAAGGAGTCGGAGAGGTAA